The sequence TCTCGTCGTCCCGCGCATGGGAGGTCGTGTTTCTTGATCTCCCACACTTTGCCCCTTTCCATCAGCGGGTCCATCTCTGCCGTCGTCCAGTATCCCCATTCCTCCTCTTGGCCTTGGACGAGGCCGAAGTATTCGCGACCCGGGACCTCGCGGCCCTCGACCACGTAGACGTCTTCGCCGTGGTCTTCGGTGGCGAACCAATGCCAGCCGGTCGCTGATTCCCATCCTTTCAGGACGGGTTTGCCGTCAATGTGGAGCTTGCCCTCGTGCTCCTCGAATCTTGTCATGAAAACACCTCTCCTTCATGTTGGCGTCGGCCCGTTGGGCAGACGCTTCCTCCCTGGTTGTCTGAATGCGTGGAGGAATCTGCGTAGAGTGCGCGTAGTAGGCGCGCGAATATCGCGTTTGTTGAGTATGGCGACGAGTTGGCCGGCGGTCATCGTATCGGTGGCGACCGTGGACGCGACCTCCTTCCAGTCAGGGGCCTCGTCCGGGTCACGGCGGACATCTGCGGGGACGATGTCCGTGTCCGTCGTCCTTTCGGCATCCTGGGCCGTATTGGCGTGGTTTTGCGTGGGGGACGTCGTCTTGTCCGCCTCAGGGACATCTGTCCGCTCCGTGTCCGGCACATCGGCTACGAGGACGTCAGGCACTGCTTCCATTGCGAAGAGGCCCCCGACCGTTTTCTCTAACTCTTTCGTGACCGCATAGAACTGGAGGACGGGCTCGGACGCCGGGTGGTGGTTGTGAAGCGGCGGTCGGAACGCGACGAACGCGGAGCCGTATTCCGGGTAATGGTAGGCGCCCTGTCCCTGCTGGAGCCTTGGTATCGTTTTTTGGAAGTCCGACCCGAAGGTCTGGCCTGCGCGCTTCAAGTCTTCCCCGTAGTGGGTGTTCATCTGGATGACTGTGGCGCAGTTGTTCCTGATCGCGGGCGGGAGGTCGATGGCGTTTTGCGAGACGGCCATTAGGCCGACGCCTTTCGCGCGCGCCGTCCGTGCCACGAGTTCGAGGGTCGGCTGGAGGTTCTTTTCGCGGAGGTATCGGTGCGCCTCTTCGAGGGCGACGAGTAGGCGTAGCTCCTTCGAGTCCGGCCACGTCTTCATCTTCTCTAGGATTTCGTTGAGGATTCGAGCAATGAGGCCCGCTTCTTGCTCATCCGTCATGTTCGGCGACGAGAGTATCGTCAGGCTTCGCCGTTCCATGACTTTCTCGATGGTCGTGTTCCACGAATCCCGTACCTCCAGTTCGAATGGACGGGCCATTTCGGGCTTCATGGAGAACTGTTCGTACTTCTTGATTGCGAATGTCGACGCCGGCACGAGGAATCCGGTCCAGGAGCGCGTCGGGTCCATGACGAGGACCGGAATCCTGTTCAAGAGGGCGCCTTCCACGATCAGGGACGCGGTGACGGACTTGCCGCTGCCGCTTCCGCCGATGACGGTTGTATGTCGTGGTCCCTGCTCGTCCAAGTCGTAGAAGACGGGGATTCTGCTCGGGCCAAGGTCTGCGCCCATCGCGAGGCCCATGTATGCCAACCGGCGACTCTTGTCGGCTTCCAAGGTGG is a genomic window of Euryarchaeota archaeon containing:
- a CDS encoding DUF87 domain-containing protein produces the protein MSLFMDTTKQVVVSVLGDEGGASVVQAFKKLATTAVDVKELDPVRLDAVLSGHSVSLELFRTAPTQAMAERGLPPARVEGDYLVHALKKVDAELARERADYKEWRGVRDVDVAQDHLRNRREEIFGLEKDIIKRAGESNFLIGHHYLTQPFQATERFRLGELRDQAKERASALKSRIEFTRRNRINELEDKRRELVAELDAEKKQDKAREKEVATRLEAGLGVALLFTIRSTPIFVVGRKNPSVREAIAQVARESAELARKLAAIGLEVAEADPYFGLSTIFAADPTRIRGVQHPLAASLANALEATFSLTSRESFDNALEKFLNKTFASAGNAPLPDLVRFPTLEADKSRRLAYMGLAMGADLGPSRIPVFYDLDEQGPRHTTVIGGSGSGKSVTASLIVEGALLNRIPVLVMDPTRSWTGFLVPASTFAIKKYEQFSMKPEMARPFELEVRDSWNTTIEKVMERRSLTILSSPNMTDEQEAGLIARILNEILEKMKTWPDSKELRLLVALEEAHRYLREKNLQPTLELVARTARAKGVGLMAVSQNAIDLPPAIRNNCATVIQMNTHYGEDLKRAGQTFGSDFQKTIPRLQQGQGAYHYPEYGSAFVAFRPPLHNHHPASEPVLQFYAVTKELEKTVGGLFAMEAVPDVLVADVPDTERTDVPEADKTTSPTQNHANTAQDAERTTDTDIVPADVRRDPDEAPDWKEVASTVATDTMTAGQLVAILNKRDIRAPTTRTLRRFLHAFRQPGRKRLPNGPTPT